ATAGAAAATTACAAAGAAGGGGGAGAGGGTAATGTGACTTCTGTTTTCAGGGTATAGTTTctctttgtttaaaatacagtataaaTAATCATAATAATTTGCTTTACTATCAAATACCTTAAAAATACTTATTGTAAGCAATGAGCATTTCTGTGCTTGACAGGTCCACGTGACAACAGCAAAATGGGAATCCTCTACATCCTTGTTCCCAGCATAGCCATCCCCCTGGTGATagcctgcctttttttcctggtctGCATGTGCAGAAACAAGCAGAAGGCATCTGCTGCTACACCACAGCGCCGCCAGCTGATGGCATCTCCCAGCCAAGACATGGAAATGCCGCTCATTAATCAACACAAACAGGTATTTCTTACACAATTTGCTTAGGCCCACATATTTCCAAAGTGCCATGATTTTCAGCGTCTCAGGTTGTCTGTGACTGAATCAAGCCATGCTGTTGGGGACCTAATTTTCATACTGTGCAGGCCACCTACTTCAGGGAAAACCAGGTCTTGCACTTCGTAGCTGTATCTAGAAATCCTGGCCTGGGACAACAGCTTTCATTACACAGTATTTAATGTCATTTGTCTTTACCCATCAATCTCCATTCTGCCTGTTACCTGAGTGACTGGAAAAGTGGTTATTCCTGATCCAGTCTTCAGCCTACAGCTCTTTTTTGCTCCTGGCAATCCTCTTTGTCTGTTTAAAGCATGATGCGTGGTGGGGTTTCTTGTTCTAATCCTTCAGCTCAAGACCTCTGGTGCTCTGACCCATAAGTGAATGGAGAGCTAAGATGGGGTGCAACATGTTTCCAAGGCATATATCACAAAGGATGTTGAACGGAAAATGGCTTTGAACTCATGTCTACAGATGTCAGCTCCTGCCTAGGATTTTCTGGGTCAGCTGACTGATCTCTGCACTAAAATCGTGTTCAGAGCTAATGTTGAATTTTTAATCACAGCATTTACAAGATGCAACCTCTAAAAAACAATGCTTACTTTGGAACAATTGGCAACATCTGCTCAGGAAACTGTAGAATATTTAATGAATATTACCAGTTGTAACaaattgctttgattttttgtGTTAATGTGAATATTTAAAGGCTGCCTCTGAACTGTTCTAGAAATTTTCCAGCCCAGTCTACAGCCTGTTGGACACTAAAATCAGAGATTGTTCCCAAATCACCTGCTAAAACATCTTCCCAGCCTGTCCTGTTGCCTCATGCTGTGGTGCCCTGTGTGTGAAGCTGCACCTCACTTGGTCAGGGACTCCTCCATCCCATGCTGGTCAGGACAGACCCATTACATCACCATCACAAGCTCCCTTGcttccctttccagctgcaggaggaaggtTCTGGGGATTTCTCACTTCTGGGTTTGCAACCTTTTCCTTCAAGTACCAGAGAGaaattccttcttccttctgctccaaTTCCACGCCCCTCTTTATTGAAGTGAAGTCAAGATTCCTCAGCAGGGGTACTGTGCTGCCCATGGGCAGGGGCTCTTCCTGTGGAGcatcagagaagaaaaggcatTACCTGCTACTGCAGACCTGAAAGAGAGAGGTtttgttccttcttctgctggaAAGGATGTTTCAGTTCACTCTGAGACTGCCACCTCCTCAACCACCTTGCTTTTCTGACAGACCTCCACTGGGCAGTTCAGGGCTGGTCTGCAGGGAAAGTATAGATGCAGTTAACAGACGTCATTGCTTGACAGATTTCCTCTGAACCCCATATTCATTGAGCTTGCAGGAAATGTGGCCACTcctttgtaaaaataattatatccATTATCCTGCAGTATAATTCAATTTATGCTTCTGGTAATAGTGTAACTGATTTCAAGGTTAACTGTGAAATCAATATACTGGTGtgagcacacacaaaaaacctgaaaagtcATTTTGGCCCAATTTGTCTTCCATTTGGAGATCTAACCACTGGGAGATTTTCTTTAATAAGAGATTCTGTTGCTCAGAaaatattgtgatttttttacttACTGTCTTTACTTCATTTCAGGCTAAGcttaaagaaattaatctgtCCACTGTGCGGTTTATGGAGGAACTAGGAGAGGAGAGGTTTGGCAAAGTCTACAAGGGGCATCTCTTTGCTACAGCACCAGGTGAACAGACACAAGCCGTTGCCATTAAGACGCTtaaagacaaagcagaactggCTCTTCGGGAAGAATTTAAACATGAGGCAATGATGAGATCACGATTACAGCACCCAAACATAGTTTGTTTGCTGGGAATAGTGACAAAGGAACAACCTATAAGTATGATATTTAGTTATTGTTCCCACAGTGATCTCCATGAGTTCTTGGTGATGAGATCTCCCCATTCAGATGTTGGCAGCACTGATGATGACAAGACAGTGAAATCCACCCTGGAACCAGCAGACTTTTTTCACATTGTGACTCAGATAGCTGCAGGAATGGAATACCTTTCTAGCCACCATGTTGTCCACAAGGACTTGGCAACTAGAAATATACTGGTGTTCGATAAACTGAATGTGAAAATATCTGATTTGGGCCTTTTCAGGGAAGTTTATGCTGCTGATTACTACAAACTGATGGGAAATTCCCTTCTTCCTATCCGGTGGATGTCCCCTGAGGCTATTATGTATGGCAAGTTTTCTATTGATTCGGATATATGGTCATATGGAGTTGTGCTGTGGGAAGTTTTCAGCTATGGCCTACAGCCTTACTGTGGTTATTCTAACCAGGATGTCATTGAGATGATCAGGAACCGACAGGTTTTGCCATGTCCTGATGACTGCCCCACATGGATATACACTTTGATGTTGGAGTGTTGGAATGAATTTCCCAACAGAAGACCAAGATTTAAGGATATACATAATAGACTAAGAACATGGGGAAACCTTTCTAATTACAACAGCTCAGCGCAAACTTCTGGGGCAAGCAACACCACACAAACAAGTTCTCTCAGCACAAGCCCTGTTAGTAATGTCAGCAATGCTAGATACATTGGACCAAAGCAGAAAACTccagccttccctcaacctcaGTTCATACAAATGAAAGGCCAGATGAGGCCAATGGTCCCACCTCCTCAGCTCTACATTCCAGTCAATGGTTACCAGCCAATGCCTGCCTATGGTGCTTACTTGCCAAATTTTTATCCCGTCCAAATTCCAATGCAAATGGCTCCTCAGCAAATACCCCCCCAGATCATTCCCAAACCAGGCTCCCACCACAGCGGGAGTGGATCTACCAGCACAGGCTATGTAACAACAGCACCTTCGAATGCGTCGGTGGCCgacagggctgctctgctgtcagaAGGCACGGATGACACACACAATGGAACGGAAGATATTGCCCAGAACCCTgtccaggaggaggaggaagaagagggctCTGTGCCTGAAACAGAATTGCTGGGTGATAATGACACACTTCAGATGGACGAAGCAGAAATTCAATCAGAAGCCTAAGGAATTTGGCCTCATTGCTAAGAATTCCACGTCGCTTCCATGCATGGAGACGGTAGATCCTTAGGCTTAATAGAGTGATTTTGATCTGactcaaagaaacaaaactaaaaaaagcaaCACCCATTTAAAGTGCAGCAGTAATGATATACCAGGTTTAATGACCATTGCTGCCATCagatttttcaaatatgatGGTATAGAATTGCTGGGTTTAATCTTTTTACTGTCCTACAGTTCTTGAGAGAAGCTGCTTTTCAAATATGTACTGTTGCTGTGCAACATATTGCAGAGTAGCATTGCACATCATGTATATCATGATATGTGAGTGTAATGTTAGTGAATTATGCTTAAACCAATAACACAAAAAGGAATCCAGCTGGTTGCAGAACTGCTCTAAGCATAAAGAAGTGCCCTGGATGTGATGGACAGCTTAGTTTGTAGTATTTATCTCTTCGACAAAATGGACACAAGactgttgtttgctttttgagTCAGAAAAACTAAGTTGAGAATAATGATCTGTGTTTGTATTACAATAacaagaaaaggggggaaactGAACATAAAACTGGCTGTGCTGAGTAAGACCACAGGTCTGTCCAGTCCAGCAGCATGTCTTGAAAGACCGTCGATAATGTCTGCCCAGGGACAGACTGCAAGGGCAACTTCCCTTGTGGAATTTTCCCAGGGTATTTCCCCAGCCTCCAGCAATTTGTGGCTTAGGGTCTTCCCAAGCctgaagtggatttttttttcttctaaatagcCCTTGATGGAATTTTCTATCGTGGATTTATCCAAATGATTTTGAGCTCACATAAAGTTAGAGTATCCACAAGAGCTTGTGGAATAACATGAGAGGAGAAAGGATGGTTTTCTTTCATCACTTCGGGTGAGTGACTGTGACAGAAGCTTCCCAATGAGATCATCTGACTGCATTTATGGATGAGAGTATTCCGTCTCTGCTGTGTATTTTCAGCAGCAAACAGCCTTAATACACTGTTAACCAAAAATGGGGATATTGTAGGGGATATTATAGGTGTGCACTAACTTAATAAATCCAACTTTAACTTCGTATTGGTTATCAAGTATAGAAAAGGTCTCCACATGTATGTTCCTACATTGTAAAAGTGTTGGGTTTTGTGCGGGGTTATAGACTTACTTGATTTACCACAGTTACTGCTGGATTGCATGTGAAaccatgttttttttcctggctttttagTAAAAATTATCTTTGAACTTTAGAAGACCAAAATAAGCAATACTGTACAAGGTGCTGTTTTTGTGCTTCTATTTGCAGGATGAATCATGTACAGACctttaaatgtaatttatgttttactgcattttatatacattttttcattgaaatattTGGACTTTTGAATGAATGACTTTATAACTTAACCATTTACAATATTCACATGTGGTGCAGTTTTATAGTAttgctgtttcattttgttaaaCATGCAGACAGGTCCATACATTTCGTGACCCCTTTCTGTAATACAAGCAGTACACATTCTCATTGTAGCATTGTAGCCAACACACACTATAGCTATAAGCTGTACATCCAACATGGATTATTCAATAAAGTGATGCAAAAAGTATGATGAAGTATGTTATCCTACAGCTGCTGTTTTGTTATGGTACTTTGTGGAAATAAAAGTGGCCACAGTTGCTTAAGTTACAGGTTTCACACCTAAACTGCAACTTTCATTTTATTACATTGGGATTCACTTGTAAGTCGTGTATCATTGTGATCCACACCCTGTGTTCAAGGTATGGCAGCATTACTTATTTCCAGCATTTCACCTGGACTTGGAAATGCACTGGTAGgaataaaatatgaaagctTTATTACTTGTGTTAATATAATGCAGCTTTGGGTGCTTTTACTAAATAAaggacaaattaaaaaaaaaaaaaggtgaaatttaTTTACATGAAGTTCTTCGTTTTTTCTAGGTTTCTTGATTTCAGATAAATGAACTTGATAAATCAACTACATTGTCTTTCTTTGTTCCTTTGCTAAATTGCTTCAGAGTAGTGGAGAGTAAACGGTCCAGTTACACCACAGATTTGTCAGTGAGAGAAAAGATGTAGTAAGCGAATGAGCGGCAGTCAATGGAAGCTTCTGTACAGCACTGCCTGAAGTTCAGCCTGTTTCTAGTAATCAAAGAACATTACAACTTTGCATGCTTTGAGTACAGTTTGGGAAACTCCTAATTGTCTTCTTTAAGCCTCATAAATTCActacagacagaaaacaaaaggtcAGATTCCTATACATCCCCACTAATGTGGATGTGCTCTCAAAGTTATAGTTGAGGAGCAATACATAATTTTCTTAGGTCAGCCTTGGTAATACACATAGTACTGCAGAGGGGTATTCCCCCTCTGTGGATGTGGGTAAACTCATCTGAGCTGCCAGGATTGGAGCCATGACAGCATGCAAACACCTCCTTTGCACTTAAGGTGAGCATTGCTGCACAAGCACCACTGCCAACATGTTAGTGGCTACTGTAAGTCATATGGATTGGCAGTAACTTCTTGTTCTGCAGCTTCCCAGACTGCTCTTGCCTGTGATACCTGCTGGACAGTCCTACCTGGTGTCAGAGTCTGCCTTTCCTCCTCAGGACTTGGAAGCAAGGCCAAGGGAAATcggggaagggagaggaggtaAGTGGATAGAACAAGGTGGTAAGGTGGCAATAATGAGGGAAAGGTTGGGGCTGGAGTCAGAAAAACCCAGCACAATACTTCTCAATTGGGCTTGCAAATGTACTTCTTCCTGCCAAGTCCAGCAAAGCTGGGACTTTTCTTGAGGGTGGAACAGTTTTTCTAAGCAGCAAATACATGTCTCAATGTCCAGGAAAGGGCAAGGTGCTTTTGAGAAGACTGTGGGGTGCTTCAAAGGTTTTCTCTTGCTTCTAGTACCCTTCTCTGTCTATATGATTTTCGTAAGAAGACTGGGTTTGACCTTAGAAAAAGTGGATTGAGCATTGACACTGTCCACAGCAGCGCACTGGTGAGGCAGGAAGGTCCCTGTTTGCAAAAGCATATAGGGTAGATGGGAAATGGATTTGCAATCACAGGGCAGGAAAACTGAGTAGTGGTTCCTATACTGAATGGGGAAACTGCCTATAGATGTGTCACTAGCTCCAGTTTGACTCCTGCTCTGATATTGTCTGAGATCTGCATTATTGCTGGGTCTTTTCTTCTGTTGTACCCATTGAGACTATAGGGAAGACAAAGATGTAACGACTGCAGTATAGGCAGCTGTGTAAGAACAGAGGATTCACCCACAACGCTAGGTACAAACATTATTACAAACTTTGGTAGCCAGGTTCATTCCTTCATCTAAATGTCACTACTCTTAGTTGCATCTGGTGATTTCCCTAAAGACTAATCCAGAGGAACAAGCTCCCTGCTGAGATAAGAATCCTTTGCTTCCTGTATCTGCCATGGCTGTGAACATCGTAGTGAGTCATGGGGAATTTACTTCACAGTAACAGTACCTCAAACTTTTATTAGAGAGatgaatttgaatttttttctcacttcttaTCTGAGGAGTTCATCAGATTTCAGTGGCTTTTGTGTTCAGAGGAATCACCTCACTTTAGCTATGTTGGAATTAAGGGGAAACATCTGATGCTTTCTGGAAAAGAGCTCAGGAACGTTTGCTGAGTTGGAGCACTCTCAAAAGATGTCAGACCTTGAGGTGTTTGACAGAACAGATGTAAAGAGGAGGAACACCCAGTTGCAAGTACAGTAGTATCTTCAAATAAACCTTAAGTCATAGTTTCACCATGcacagaaagtaattttctttctagaCAGGCAAATGATGCTGCTAACTGTTCTCCAATACAGCATTTCAGTTAtccaaaatatgaagaaaaaatcaaTGGGCAAAACCATCCTCTTTTTGAGGAGGGGGACTAAATTAATATTGTACGGAACAGTGTATGTTCCTGTTCTATAAATAAATCTACAAAATGTTAGTGGAATCCATTACTAGAATCAAGTTTTGAGGATTTGCTCTAACAGTGGAAAAGTGATATTAGAAGAATAGTAGCACACAGCACAAACAATGACATGGCCCAGTGTATGATTTTAGTTCCACCTTagcagaaaactgaattttgttACTTGTTTTTCAAAAGGGACCCTGTATAGTCTCTGTTTTGCACAACTTCCAGATACGACAAGTTTTTGTCTCCTTCAATCACCAGTATGAATTCTAAACAATCTAAGGACTATTAGGCAATACTAAATGTGTTCACTTGGCAAGGTGCAAACCAAGTCTGTGGTATCTGGGTCAGTCAGATCTTTCTCTAGACCAAAATGTACTGTTGTCTACTGTGACAAAATATAGGAGAATTGGTTCAGCAGGATTTCCTTTccagaaaaatgctgtaaaaacaTTTTGCACCTACTGTTCCTGGCTTGTGCTATGATTCATGTTGTAAAGTTGGAGTGCCTGGACTCTGTAACAACAACTCCTTCTTAAAAAATAGTGGGGGATCCTAACACTGGGTTGCCAGTGCAGAAGACTGGGTCACCTGGCTTGCTTTGTGACCTCAAGTAGAAGGCAGCCCCtgcatgtgtttgtgtgcacaCATGCCTGAgcttgcaagaaaaaaatatagtgGAATATAAGGCAACAACTCCGTGTTCGGGGTCAAATGAAATGTATGAACACACTTGCACATTTATGCGTACTCCAGCACATACAGACATGAACCTGCAGTGACCAGTGCACATTCAGGTGGTTTCAGTTCATTGGGgggtatttttctctttgccttctgtgatGTGCTGttgtcccagggctgtgtgaGATCTTTTGCAGCCCTCAATCCaaatccagattctcctggtgTGAAGTGTTTCCTGGGCACTGCTTCAAGTCAGTCACAGTCCTTGGAGCAGACTCACAGGGCAAACCTTACATGAGGAATCCTGTAGCAGTACCCATGGAGTACTGCCTCCATGTAGAACTTGCAGAGAAAGTTTTCACTCTCACAGTGTCTCTCTTTTCCTATGACACCTGTGCTGAGGGTCTTGGTTCACTCCCTGACTCAGGCCCCATCCAGGCCCCATTTttgcttaaaatgaaaaaatatggtTCTAAGTCTTAGCTGAATACCTCAAGATTGCACAAGCAGGGGGAAGTAATGTAACAGAGGTTATGGCAGGAGCTGGAAATAGTATGGGGTTCTCAGGGCTGTAAATCTTCAGGAGAGTCggaatttaaaataatacaataCTGAGGGAACTCAGAATCCCATGTAGCTACTTCTCATTTCTATTGATCTGAAAGAGGAACTTTACTTTATCTCGATTACAGTGTACCTGATGGTTTAACTGTCCTTTTTAAAACCTCTgtctaaaactgaaataatcCATCTGTTCAGTAGGTTGTTAGCTTTAAAAGCAGTGGAATTAGAGGAgggaatttaaattaaaattaccaTATTCATTTAATTGAATGTTTATTCCATACAGCAAGTAATAAATAATCATCATGGAGATTTACAGAAAGTGCTTTTGTTGctccatattttatttctgttactgaagaataatttttttgtagGAGCCATCCTCCACCTAGACTTCTtgcaaatttcttttcaaactaATAAACTAGTCACTGGAGATGTTCAGAGCTGTTGTAGTTTTGATTCGTAACAATCAGTATTAAAAATCTTATCAAGAAGTTTAATTCTTCATCTGCTTTAGAAATAGCTATTTGATATACACCAGCAATGTCTAAAGAAATTcctttcagaatgaaaaaataattaacagatGGGGTGGTGGGTAGGAAAACAGGCAGCAAACTGAAGAAATAATTGGGACTGTCTCTAAGTAATTTGaaaccagaaatatttaaggtacattaatttaatttagatATAATATTACTTCAGCTGAGGCTGATAACTCTCAAATGTAGTCTGAGGTATTACAGTTATGATAAAGATCATTGTCTTGCCCTGTTTTTAATCCTATGGATACTTCTTCATAACTTGATGTGGTTCTCCATTTAATTACTTTCATATCAgatttacattaaatatttttatgagaaTTAACCTGAAGTGTTGGGAGAAATATCTGGCAAAATGCTAGCAGCCATGTGCTTTTCATACCAAAGAagggatgctgtgctccatttTTGTTCCATCG
This genomic stretch from Corvus hawaiiensis isolate bCorHaw1 chromosome Z, bCorHaw1.pri.cur, whole genome shotgun sequence harbors:
- the ROR2 gene encoding tyrosine-protein kinase transmembrane receptor ROR2 isoform X2, which produces MYDIGEMEIPDSNDPLGHVDGLERPIPTPKGYFLTFLEPVNNITVVQGQTAILHCKVAGNPSPNVKWLKNDAPVVQEPRRIIIRKTDYGSRLRIQDLDTTDTGYYQCVASNGMKTITATGVLFVRLGPTNSPNHNLQEDYHEDGFCQPYRGIACARIIGNRTIYVDSLQMQGEIENRITAAFTMIGTSTHLSDQCSQFAIPSFCHFVFPLCDERSRTPKPRELCRDECEVLENDLCRQEYNIARSNPLILMQLQLPKCEDLPRPDTLEAANCIRIGIPVERLSRYHQCYNGSGADYRGTVSVTKSGHTCQLWDSQSPHNHDLTSAQFPELGGGHAYCRNPGGQMDGPWCFTKNKNVRMELCDIPSCSPRDNSKMGILYILVPSIAIPLVIACLFFLVCMCRNKQKASAATPQRRQLMASPSQDMEMPLINQHKQAKLKEINLSTVRFMEELGEERFGKVYKGHLFATAPGEQTQAVAIKTLKDKAELALREEFKHEAMMRSRLQHPNIVCLLGIVTKEQPISMIFSYCSHSDLHEFLVMRSPHSDVGSTDDDKTVKSTLEPADFFHIVTQIAAGMEYLSSHHVVHKDLATRNILVFDKLNVKISDLGLFREVYAADYYKLMGNSLLPIRWMSPEAIMYGKFSIDSDIWSYGVVLWEVFSYGLQPYCGYSNQDVIEMIRNRQVLPCPDDCPTWIYTLMLECWNEFPNRRPRFKDIHNRLRTWGNLSNYNSSAQTSGASNTTQTSSLSTSPVSNVSNARYIGPKQKTPAFPQPQFIQMKGQMRPMVPPPQLYIPVNGYQPMPAYGAYLPNFYPVQIPMQMAPQQIPPQIIPKPGSHHSGSGSTSTGYVTTAPSNASVADRAALLSEGTDDTHNGTEDIAQNPVQEEEEEEGSVPETELLGDNDTLQMDEAEIQSEA
- the ROR2 gene encoding tyrosine-protein kinase transmembrane receptor ROR2 isoform X1; this encodes MDPAAAAGRRGAAGRLLLLLAAASLLCLRAAGEMEIPDSNDPLGHVDGLERPIPTPKGYFLTFLEPVNNITVVQGQTAILHCKVAGNPSPNVKWLKNDAPVVQEPRRIIIRKTDYGSRLRIQDLDTTDTGYYQCVASNGMKTITATGVLFVRLGPTNSPNHNLQEDYHEDGFCQPYRGIACARIIGNRTIYVDSLQMQGEIENRITAAFTMIGTSTHLSDQCSQFAIPSFCHFVFPLCDERSRTPKPRELCRDECEVLENDLCRQEYNIARSNPLILMQLQLPKCEDLPRPDTLEAANCIRIGIPVERLSRYHQCYNGSGADYRGTVSVTKSGHTCQLWDSQSPHNHDLTSAQFPELGGGHAYCRNPGGQMDGPWCFTKNKNVRMELCDIPSCSPRDNSKMGILYILVPSIAIPLVIACLFFLVCMCRNKQKASAATPQRRQLMASPSQDMEMPLINQHKQAKLKEINLSTVRFMEELGEERFGKVYKGHLFATAPGEQTQAVAIKTLKDKAELALREEFKHEAMMRSRLQHPNIVCLLGIVTKEQPISMIFSYCSHSDLHEFLVMRSPHSDVGSTDDDKTVKSTLEPADFFHIVTQIAAGMEYLSSHHVVHKDLATRNILVFDKLNVKISDLGLFREVYAADYYKLMGNSLLPIRWMSPEAIMYGKFSIDSDIWSYGVVLWEVFSYGLQPYCGYSNQDVIEMIRNRQVLPCPDDCPTWIYTLMLECWNEFPNRRPRFKDIHNRLRTWGNLSNYNSSAQTSGASNTTQTSSLSTSPVSNVSNARYIGPKQKTPAFPQPQFIQMKGQMRPMVPPPQLYIPVNGYQPMPAYGAYLPNFYPVQIPMQMAPQQIPPQIIPKPGSHHSGSGSTSTGYVTTAPSNASVADRAALLSEGTDDTHNGTEDIAQNPVQEEEEEEGSVPETELLGDNDTLQMDEAEIQSEA